The Gracilimonas sp. genome includes a region encoding these proteins:
- a CDS encoding enoyl-CoA hydratase-related protein, with protein MIQTTLSNGIFTITLNRPDKLNSFIFEMANQLKEALHRAESDDEVRCVLLTGEGRAFCAGQDLAEATEVSNDPDRDLSEIVHHTYIPIIKGIRKLEKPVVCAVNGTAAGAGANIALACDIVIASEEASFIQSFSQIGLIPDSGGTYILPRLIGLARATALTFLGEKVSAAEAVEMGMIWKAYPTGKYMDEAKAIASKLANMPTKGFGLTKRGFNAGFSNSLEEQMKLEAKLQAEAGKTHDYNEGVKAFMEKRKPEFKGQ; from the coding sequence GTGATTCAGACTACTTTAAGTAATGGCATTTTCACCATCACCCTGAACCGCCCCGACAAGCTCAACAGCTTTATCTTCGAAATGGCCAATCAGCTCAAAGAAGCCCTCCATCGCGCCGAATCAGATGATGAAGTACGCTGCGTGTTACTTACCGGTGAGGGACGTGCCTTTTGTGCCGGACAGGATTTAGCAGAGGCAACGGAAGTCTCAAACGACCCCGATCGTGATTTAAGTGAAATTGTGCATCACACCTATATTCCCATAATTAAAGGAATTCGAAAATTGGAGAAGCCGGTGGTTTGTGCCGTAAACGGAACAGCTGCCGGAGCCGGAGCCAACATCGCCCTTGCCTGTGATATTGTTATTGCCAGTGAGGAAGCATCTTTCATTCAGTCCTTCTCACAAATTGGGTTGATCCCGGACAGTGGCGGCACCTATATTTTACCCAGACTCATAGGACTTGCCCGTGCCACGGCTCTCACTTTCTTGGGTGAAAAAGTCTCTGCAGCAGAAGCCGTTGAAATGGGCATGATCTGGAAAGCCTATCCCACCGGGAAATACATGGACGAAGCAAAAGCTATAGCATCAAAACTGGCCAACATGCCCACCAAAGGATTTGGGCTTACCAAACGCGGATTCAATGCTGGATTTTCAAACAGTCTTGAAGAACAAATGAAACTGGAAGCCAAACTTCAGGCTGAAGCCGGTAAAACCCACGATTACAATGAGGGAGTAAAAGCTTTTATGGAGAAAAGGAAACCGGAGTTCAAAGGTCAATAG
- the paaB gene encoding 1,2-phenylacetyl-CoA epoxidase subunit PaaB produces MSEENNKDNWPLWEVFTQPKSGKPHEHAGSLHASDKEMALQNARDTYARRNEGVSIWVVESKYITASTPEDMGPFFDPANDKPYRHPQFYSVPRAVKKRS; encoded by the coding sequence ATGTCAGAAGAAAACAACAAAGACAATTGGCCTCTGTGGGAGGTTTTCACTCAACCAAAATCCGGGAAACCCCATGAGCATGCCGGAAGCTTACATGCTTCGGACAAAGAAATGGCTTTGCAAAATGCTCGGGATACCTACGCACGTAGAAATGAAGGCGTAAGTATCTGGGTGGTTGAATCGAAATACATAACCGCTTCCACACCTGAAGATATGGGTCCGTTTTTCGACCCGGCCAACGACAAACCCTACCGACACCCTCAGTTTTACAGTGTACCAAGAGCCGTAAAGAAAAGATCATGA
- a CDS encoding DUF4260 domain-containing protein yields MNIELSKHLKLLLNLEELALFIGSVILFGFVTSYSWWIFALLFFLPDISFAAYLINTNIGSWIYNFFHHKGLMIVLVLAGFFAEIEWLIAIGIVFLSHAAFDRIFGYGLKFPDDFKHTHLGSIGG; encoded by the coding sequence ATGAATATTGAACTTAGTAAACACCTAAAACTCCTTCTCAATCTTGAAGAACTCGCACTCTTCATCGGTTCCGTAATTCTCTTTGGATTCGTTACATCATACAGTTGGTGGATCTTCGCCCTGCTCTTCTTCCTTCCTGATATCTCATTTGCTGCCTACCTAATTAACACGAATATCGGTTCATGGATCTACAATTTCTTCCATCATAAGGGATTAATGATCGTGCTTGTCCTAGCTGGATTTTTTGCAGAAATAGAATGGCTTATTGCAATAGGAATTGTGTTCTTGAGTCATGCTGCCTTTGATCGTATTTTTGGCTATGGACTCAAATTCCCAGATGATTTCAAGCACACACATTTGGGTAGTATTGGAGGTTAA
- the paaA gene encoding 1,2-phenylacetyl-CoA epoxidase subunit PaaA produces MENQEKLDEFQARIDAGEKIEPKDWMPERYRQQLIRMMSQHAHSEIVGMLPEGNWIERAPSLKRKLVLLAKVQDEAGHGLYLYSATETLGIDRSELVDQYLYGSAKYSSIFNYPTMTYADICAIGWLVDGAAIVNQTMLARSSYGPYSRANVRICKEESFHKKQGYEMLAKMADGTPEQQKMAQDSVNRWWWPSLMMFGPHDSDSPNSAELIKWQVKLKTNDELRQHFVDRMVMEAEAIGVTLPDPDLEYNEETGHWDFGDIPWDEFWNVVKGNGIMNRDRIKARRKAHEDGEWVREAANAYARKKKLSQEKAS; encoded by the coding sequence ATGGAAAACCAAGAAAAGTTAGACGAATTTCAAGCCCGCATTGATGCGGGAGAAAAAATAGAGCCCAAAGACTGGATGCCCGAACGGTATCGGCAGCAATTAATCAGGATGATGAGCCAGCATGCTCACTCCGAAATTGTGGGTATGTTACCGGAAGGAAACTGGATTGAACGGGCTCCATCACTGAAAAGAAAATTGGTGCTTTTAGCCAAAGTTCAGGACGAAGCCGGGCACGGACTCTATTTATATAGTGCAACCGAAACGCTTGGCATTGATCGCAGCGAACTTGTTGATCAGTATCTATATGGCAGCGCTAAGTATTCCAGCATTTTCAACTACCCAACTATGACCTATGCCGATATTTGCGCCATTGGCTGGCTGGTAGATGGAGCGGCCATCGTAAATCAAACCATGCTGGCCCGTTCTTCTTACGGTCCTTACTCCCGGGCGAATGTTCGTATCTGTAAGGAAGAAAGCTTTCATAAGAAACAAGGGTATGAGATGCTCGCCAAAATGGCGGATGGAACTCCTGAGCAACAAAAAATGGCCCAGGATTCTGTTAACCGCTGGTGGTGGCCAAGCCTGATGATGTTTGGTCCGCACGATTCTGATTCCCCAAACAGTGCCGAACTCATTAAATGGCAGGTAAAACTGAAAACCAATGATGAGCTGCGTCAGCATTTTGTGGATCGCATGGTGATGGAAGCGGAAGCTATAGGCGTAACCCTGCCCGATCCGGACCTTGAATATAATGAAGAAACCGGTCATTGGGACTTCGGCGACATTCCGTGGGATGAATTTTGGAACGTGGTTAAAGGTAATGGCATCATGAACCGGGATCGAATAAAAGCCCGCCGTAAAGCTCATGAAGATGGTGAGTGGGTTCGTGAAGCTGCAAATGCTTACGCCCGCAAAAAGAAATTGAGCCAGGAAAAGGCATCGTGA
- a CDS encoding type II toxin-antitoxin system VapC family toxin: MTGDLKVIDASLALKWAINEQHSEEALSLLDELDVFICPEVFYLEIDAVLTKRVRIRELEAQEAKEIKNNFRALPCKLISHSQIDEIAFDLSTSFNISYFDALYLSTALKFNTVVQTADVRFFNELQNTDYKNHIEKIQGV, from the coding sequence GTGACCGGTGATCTAAAAGTTATTGATGCATCTTTAGCGCTGAAGTGGGCTATTAACGAGCAGCATTCAGAAGAAGCATTATCACTCTTGGATGAGTTGGATGTATTCATTTGCCCGGAGGTTTTCTATTTGGAAATTGATGCAGTGTTAACAAAAAGGGTAAGAATTAGAGAATTAGAAGCACAGGAGGCAAAAGAAATAAAAAATAACTTTCGGGCATTGCCTTGTAAATTGATTTCCCATTCCCAAATTGATGAGATAGCTTTTGATCTTTCCACCTCATTTAACATCAGCTATTTTGATGCTTTGTACCTTTCAACAGCCTTGAAGTTTAATACGGTTGTTCAAACCGCTGACGTTAGGTTTTTTAATGAGCTTCAAAATACGGATTACAAAAATCACATTGAGAAGATTCAGGGAGTTTAA
- the paaD gene encoding 1,2-phenylacetyl-CoA epoxidase subunit PaaD, translating into MSTIQLHTKEQIWEYLKEVTDPEIPVLNIVEMGIARKVEVEDGQVLVKITPTYSGCPAMNAIEKLVNEKLEERHVENYSVKLDFAETWTTDWMTDEAKSKLKDYGIAPPEKSEEEEDFLKSLSSTKVIPCPFCDSFETELVSQFGSTACKSQYFCNNCDQPFEHFKCI; encoded by the coding sequence ATGTCAACAATCCAGCTACACACTAAGGAGCAGATTTGGGAGTACCTCAAAGAGGTTACCGATCCCGAAATTCCTGTATTGAATATCGTGGAGATGGGTATTGCCCGAAAAGTTGAGGTTGAAGATGGGCAAGTATTAGTTAAAATCACCCCCACTTACTCCGGTTGCCCGGCCATGAACGCCATTGAGAAGCTCGTAAATGAGAAGCTGGAAGAACGTCACGTTGAAAACTATTCCGTTAAACTCGACTTCGCTGAGACCTGGACCACCGACTGGATGACCGACGAGGCAAAATCAAAGCTGAAAGATTATGGTATTGCCCCTCCGGAAAAATCCGAAGAGGAAGAAGATTTCCTGAAAAGCCTTTCCAGCACTAAAGTTATTCCCTGCCCTTTTTGTGATTCATTCGAGACAGAGCTGGTAAGTCAATTCGGATCTACAGCCTGCAAATCTCAGTATTTCTGTAATAACTGCGATCAGCCCTTCGAGCATTTTAAGTGTATATGA
- a CDS encoding 3-hydroxyacyl-CoA dehydrogenase NAD-binding domain-containing protein has translation MINNDAKIGVVGAGTMGTGIAQVAATQGHHVFLYDAYPEQLEKSKAGLESILARQVEKERMTQDEVDGILNRIEFVDNITGFGECGFVIEAIVEDLDVKKDTFSRLEAIVPRDSVLASNTSSLSIAAISSALKKPERFLGVHFFNPAPLMKLVEVIPGIATGDDVFKSTKEFIRSWDKITVSGKDTPGFIVNRVARPFYGEALRIYEEGIADAATIDWAMKEIGGFRMGPFELMDLIGHDVNYEVTCSVFEAFYYDPRFKPSFAQKRMVEAGWLGRKSGRGFYDYREGADNPAPTKDKELGETIFNRILTMLINEACDAVFMNIASIEDVDLAMQNGVNYPKGLLKWADEIGLKNVLDRMTALQVEYREDRYRPNPLLKKMVAQEKNFYEE, from the coding sequence ATGATTAACAACGATGCGAAAATCGGCGTAGTTGGAGCCGGAACAATGGGAACCGGAATTGCACAGGTTGCCGCTACTCAAGGTCACCACGTTTTCTTATACGATGCTTATCCTGAACAACTTGAAAAATCCAAAGCGGGACTGGAAAGTATTCTTGCCCGGCAGGTCGAAAAAGAGCGAATGACTCAGGATGAAGTGGATGGTATCTTAAATCGCATTGAGTTTGTGGATAATATCACCGGTTTCGGGGAATGCGGATTTGTGATTGAAGCTATTGTTGAAGATCTGGATGTAAAAAAAGATACTTTTTCCAGGCTGGAGGCGATTGTTCCCCGTGATTCCGTGCTGGCGTCCAACACTTCATCCCTCTCTATTGCCGCTATTTCATCAGCCCTTAAAAAGCCCGAGCGATTTTTAGGCGTCCATTTTTTCAACCCCGCTCCCCTTATGAAGTTAGTAGAGGTTATTCCCGGTATCGCCACCGGAGACGATGTCTTCAAATCTACCAAAGAATTTATTCGAAGCTGGGACAAAATCACCGTTTCAGGTAAGGACACTCCCGGCTTTATTGTAAACCGGGTTGCCCGGCCTTTTTACGGGGAAGCGCTGCGTATTTATGAAGAAGGCATCGCTGACGCCGCTACCATCGACTGGGCCATGAAGGAAATTGGAGGCTTCCGAATGGGGCCTTTTGAGCTCATGGACCTGATCGGGCATGATGTAAATTATGAAGTTACCTGCTCGGTATTTGAGGCGTTTTATTATGACCCAAGATTCAAACCTTCCTTTGCACAGAAACGAATGGTAGAAGCCGGCTGGTTAGGTAGAAAATCGGGACGCGGTTTTTATGACTACCGGGAAGGAGCAGATAACCCGGCTCCCACAAAGGATAAAGAGCTTGGTGAGACAATCTTCAACCGGATACTGACGATGCTCATCAACGAAGCTTGCGATGCTGTATTTATGAACATCGCATCTATTGAAGACGTTGACCTGGCCATGCAAAATGGAGTCAACTATCCCAAAGGTCTCCTGAAATGGGCCGATGAAATTGGGCTCAAAAATGTGCTTGACCGAATGACAGCCCTGCAGGTTGAATACCGGGAAGACCGATATCGCCCAAACCCATTGTTGAAGAAAATGGTGGCTCAGGAAAAGAATTTTTATGAAGAATAG
- the paaC gene encoding 1,2-phenylacetyl-CoA epoxidase subunit PaaC, whose protein sequence is MSTATKELTKQQAFLTYLLRLADDRLILGQRNAEWCGHGPQLEEDLALANISLDLIGHATALYEYAAEVEGEGHDEDHFAFFRDDRDFTNLQLCELPKGDFGFTIARQFLFSAFSYFQYERLKEADDEQFSGMISKHLKEIKYHLRHSREWVLRLGDGTEESHNRIQESFDELWMYLDELFYMDEVDDLLMKEGIAIDSSEFRKEFKKLVEDTLTEATLTVTDWDQFMMSGSRKGIHTEHLGHLLAQMQFLRRSYPDAEWK, encoded by the coding sequence ATGAGTACAGCTACCAAAGAATTGACTAAGCAACAAGCCTTTTTAACATACCTGTTGAGGCTAGCCGACGACCGTTTGATTTTAGGACAGCGCAACGCTGAATGGTGTGGACACGGCCCACAGCTTGAAGAAGACCTGGCATTGGCTAACATCTCGCTGGATTTAATCGGACACGCCACCGCCTTATATGAATATGCCGCTGAAGTTGAGGGTGAAGGCCATGATGAGGATCACTTTGCTTTCTTCCGGGATGACCGTGACTTCACCAACCTACAGCTTTGCGAATTACCCAAAGGTGATTTCGGATTTACCATAGCCCGACAATTTTTGTTCAGTGCTTTCAGTTACTTCCAATACGAGCGACTGAAAGAAGCTGATGACGAGCAATTTTCCGGAATGATCAGCAAGCATCTCAAAGAAATAAAATATCACCTGCGGCACAGCCGGGAGTGGGTATTGCGCCTGGGTGACGGAACCGAGGAAAGCCATAATCGCATTCAGGAATCCTTCGATGAGTTGTGGATGTACCTCGATGAGCTGTTCTATATGGATGAGGTTGACGATTTATTAATGAAAGAAGGAATCGCAATTGATTCATCTGAGTTCAGGAAGGAATTCAAGAAACTGGTGGAAGATACTCTAACGGAAGCCACACTCACGGTTACAGATTGGGATCAGTTTATGATGAGCGGAAGCCGAAAGGGAATTCACACCGAACATTTGGGACATTTATTAGCCCAGATGCAGTTCCTGCGACGTTCCTATCCCGATGCGGAGTGGAAATGA
- the hppD gene encoding 4-hydroxyphenylpyruvate dioxygenase, translated as MANQSDTLDRPLEEKFDDHLGLQDVDYVEHYVNNAKQAAHFYITTFGFEMKAYSGLETGIRDRASYYLEQGNIRFVISAPLNSGSPIAEFVQKHGDGIKDIAMHVEDVDRAFNESVKRGAEPVLEPHDMKDEHGTIRKAAIKTYGDVIHSFIDRSNYNGLFMPGFQAKESLVKADPVGVEFVDHCVGNVELGRMEDWVDFYRDVLGFTQYISFDDKDISTEYSALMSRVMAGGRGMIKFPINEPAEGKKKSQIEEYLDFFEGPGVQHVALLTGDIIDTVGKLRDRGVEFLKVPTTYYEELEDRVGKIDEPIDKLEDLGILVDRDDEGYLLQIFTKPVVDRPTLFFEIIQRKGARGFGKGNFKALFEAIEREQDARGNL; from the coding sequence ATGGCGAACCAATCAGATACCCTGGACCGACCCCTCGAAGAGAAATTTGATGATCATCTTGGCTTACAGGATGTGGACTATGTGGAACATTATGTGAACAACGCCAAGCAGGCGGCTCATTTTTATATCACCACTTTTGGGTTTGAGATGAAGGCCTATTCGGGATTAGAAACGGGTATTCGCGACCGGGCTTCTTATTACCTGGAACAGGGGAATATCCGGTTTGTCATTTCGGCTCCGCTAAACAGCGGTTCACCCATTGCAGAGTTTGTTCAAAAGCATGGGGACGGCATCAAAGATATTGCCATGCATGTGGAAGATGTGGACCGGGCGTTTAATGAATCGGTGAAAAGGGGTGCTGAGCCGGTTTTGGAGCCTCATGATATGAAGGACGAACACGGTACCATCCGCAAGGCAGCCATTAAAACGTACGGAGATGTGATCCACTCTTTTATAGACCGGTCGAACTACAACGGCTTGTTCATGCCGGGATTTCAAGCTAAGGAAAGCCTGGTAAAAGCAGACCCGGTTGGTGTTGAGTTTGTGGATCACTGTGTAGGAAACGTGGAGCTGGGCCGAATGGAAGACTGGGTGGACTTTTACCGGGATGTGCTGGGCTTCACCCAATATATTAGTTTTGATGACAAAGACATCTCTACCGAATATTCAGCGTTGATGAGCCGTGTGATGGCCGGTGGGCGCGGGATGATAAAATTCCCGATCAATGAGCCGGCAGAAGGAAAGAAGAAATCCCAGATTGAAGAATACCTGGATTTCTTCGAAGGGCCGGGCGTGCAGCACGTAGCTCTGCTGACCGGTGATATCATCGATACCGTAGGAAAGCTGAGAGATCGCGGCGTTGAATTCCTGAAAGTGCCCACTACCTATTATGAAGAATTGGAAGACCGGGTGGGTAAAATTGATGAGCCTATCGACAAGCTGGAAGATTTGGGAATTCTGGTTGACCGCGATGATGAAGGATACCTGCTTCAGATTTTCACCAAGCCGGTAGTGGATCGGCCAACTTTATTCTTTGAAATCATTCAGCGAAAAGGAGCCCGCGGTTTCGGAAAAGGAAACTTCAAAGCCCTATTCGAAGCCATCGAACGCGAACAAGACGCCAGAGGCAACCTTTAA
- the pcaF gene encoding 3-oxoadipyl-CoA thiolase, translating into MSEAYIVDGIRTPIGKLKGSLSPIRADDLAAIPIKELINRNPGLDLEAIEDVILGCANQAGEDNRNVARMASLLAGIPVSVPGETVNRLCASGMSATVKAYHAIKAGEGDVFITGGVEHMTRGPIVLGKGSSPYSGTTEMHDSTFGWRFINPKMEEMYGTDGMGMTAENVVEMHTISREDQDKFAAWSQQKAGAARDSGRLAKEIVPVEIPRRKQDPYLFEHDEFMRPDTTAEVLAKLRPAFKKDGTVTAGNASGLNDGAGALLVASDKAVKDFGFKPKARIVAHAVSGIEPRIMGLGPVEAAQKVLKRAGMKLDDMDVIELNEAFAGQSLGVTRMLEMDDNDPRLNPNGGAIALGHPLGMTGQRLLQTATVELHEKDSHKYALCMLCVGVGQGMAVILEKT; encoded by the coding sequence ATGTCTGAAGCATATATCGTTGACGGAATACGAACTCCCATTGGAAAATTAAAAGGATCGCTTTCTCCCATCCGGGCTGATGATCTGGCGGCAATTCCCATCAAAGAACTTATAAACAGAAACCCGGGGTTAGATCTTGAAGCGATTGAGGATGTGATTTTAGGCTGTGCAAACCAAGCTGGGGAAGATAACCGAAATGTTGCTCGCATGGCTTCATTATTGGCTGGAATTCCTGTTTCTGTTCCAGGTGAAACCGTGAACCGATTATGTGCCTCAGGTATGAGTGCCACCGTAAAGGCTTACCATGCCATAAAAGCCGGCGAAGGAGACGTATTTATTACCGGAGGAGTGGAACACATGACCCGCGGACCCATTGTTTTAGGAAAGGGTTCCTCTCCCTATTCCGGAACTACTGAAATGCATGACTCAACCTTCGGCTGGCGGTTCATCAATCCTAAAATGGAAGAGATGTACGGCACCGATGGAATGGGGATGACCGCAGAAAATGTAGTGGAAATGCATACTATCAGCCGGGAAGATCAGGATAAATTTGCAGCCTGGAGTCAACAAAAAGCCGGAGCTGCGCGCGATTCTGGTCGATTGGCTAAAGAAATTGTACCCGTAGAAATTCCCCGCAGAAAACAAGATCCATATTTATTTGAACATGATGAATTTATGCGTCCGGATACTACTGCTGAAGTATTGGCTAAACTTCGTCCTGCATTCAAGAAAGACGGGACCGTTACTGCTGGAAATGCATCAGGTCTGAATGATGGTGCCGGAGCCTTGCTGGTCGCTTCAGATAAAGCCGTGAAGGATTTTGGTTTCAAACCCAAAGCCCGAATTGTAGCCCATGCCGTGTCAGGTATTGAGCCCCGAATTATGGGATTAGGTCCGGTTGAAGCCGCTCAAAAAGTATTGAAACGAGCGGGAATGAAACTGGACGACATGGATGTAATTGAATTGAATGAAGCATTTGCAGGCCAATCTTTAGGTGTAACACGAATGCTGGAAATGGATGATAACGATCCCCGGCTCAACCCGAACGGAGGAGCTATTGCTTTAGGACACCCATTGGGCATGACCGGACAGCGACTATTGCAAACAGCCACTGTAGAACTTCACGAAAAAGATTCACACAAATATGCTTTATGCATGCTATGTGTAGGTGTTGGGCAAGGAATGGCAGTCATTCTGGAGAAAACATAG
- a CDS encoding homogentisate 1,2-dioxygenase, which translates to MYYHALGKIPHKRHTIFRRPDGELYTEELFGAEGFHGNSSLLYHHHMPTRVVKIEEGAEVVVKKADEKTLRHRLLKTKDVPAGGDPITGRKVLMFNNDIQIGTARPNGNMDYFYRNGEHDELIFIHEGEGHIQSVFGRLDFGYGDYIFLPRGTTYQMSFETDENRFLFAESTGPIEFPKRYLSEMGQFMENSPFCERDFRLPSEQLFFPEEGEFEVRIKKGGRFHHYTFDHHPCDVVGWDGYLYPWIFNIKDFEPITGRIHQPPPVHQTFRGHNYVVCSFCPRKFDYHPESIPAPYNHSNVDSDEMIYYVEGDFMSREGIGYADITLHPGGIPHGPQPGKAEASIGAEETDEYAVMIDTFHPMYVTEEAMRLDDPSYPYSWIEDK; encoded by the coding sequence ATGTACTACCACGCATTAGGGAAAATCCCGCATAAACGTCACACCATTTTTCGTCGTCCGGATGGAGAGCTATATACGGAAGAACTTTTCGGGGCGGAGGGTTTCCACGGAAACAGTTCGTTGCTCTATCACCATCATATGCCTACACGGGTGGTTAAAATTGAAGAAGGGGCAGAGGTTGTTGTTAAAAAAGCGGATGAAAAAACGCTCCGGCATCGCTTACTGAAGACGAAGGACGTCCCTGCCGGCGGAGATCCCATTACCGGTCGTAAAGTGCTGATGTTCAATAACGACATTCAGATTGGAACAGCCCGCCCTAACGGAAATATGGATTATTTCTATCGCAATGGGGAACATGATGAGCTGATTTTTATCCACGAAGGCGAGGGACATATACAGTCTGTTTTCGGCCGGCTCGATTTTGGCTATGGCGACTATATTTTCCTTCCCCGCGGAACCACCTATCAAATGAGTTTTGAGACGGATGAAAATCGGTTCCTGTTTGCTGAATCCACCGGGCCTATTGAATTCCCTAAGCGTTACCTGTCTGAAATGGGGCAGTTTATGGAGAATTCTCCCTTCTGTGAGCGGGATTTCCGGCTTCCTTCCGAGCAGCTTTTCTTCCCGGAAGAAGGCGAGTTTGAAGTGCGTATTAAAAAAGGAGGGCGTTTTCATCATTACACCTTTGATCATCACCCCTGTGATGTAGTCGGTTGGGATGGATATCTGTATCCGTGGATTTTCAACATTAAAGATTTTGAGCCGATCACCGGACGTATCCATCAGCCGCCACCGGTTCACCAAACCTTCCGTGGTCACAATTACGTGGTATGCAGTTTCTGTCCGCGTAAATTCGATTATCATCCCGAATCCATTCCGGCACCTTACAACCACTCCAATGTAGATTCTGATGAAATGATCTATTATGTGGAGGGGGATTTCATGAGCCGGGAAGGAATTGGCTATGCGGATATTACTTTACATCCCGGGGGCATCCCACATGGACCTCAACCCGGTAAAGCCGAAGCGAGTATTGGAGCCGAAGAAACCGATGAATATGCGGTTATGATAGACACTTTCCACCCGATGTATGTAACCGAAGAGGCCATGCGATTAGATGACCCGAGTTATCCGTATTCCTGGATTGAAGATAAGTAA
- a CDS encoding hotdog fold thioesterase — MSKDINPVINHMLANDPFSQWMGIEVLESAPGYCKLSMEIREEMTNGFGVCHGGITFSFADSALAFASNSRGAISLALENNINFTKKISVGDVLTAETEELQNGRTIGVYKVKVSNQDKDLVAEFRGTVYRTGKQHDLGN, encoded by the coding sequence ATGAGTAAAGACATCAATCCTGTTATAAACCATATGCTCGCAAACGACCCGTTCTCACAGTGGATGGGTATCGAGGTATTGGAATCGGCACCCGGTTATTGCAAACTCTCGATGGAAATCAGAGAAGAAATGACCAATGGATTTGGTGTTTGTCATGGCGGGATTACTTTTTCGTTCGCGGACAGCGCCTTGGCTTTTGCCTCAAATTCCCGAGGGGCTATTTCACTGGCTTTGGAGAATAATATCAACTTCACCAAAAAAATATCTGTTGGGGATGTTTTAACGGCTGAAACCGAAGAACTTCAAAATGGACGAACAATCGGGGTTTATAAGGTAAAGGTATCCAATCAGGATAAAGATCTGGTTGCTGAGTTCAGAGGTACGGTTTACAGGACAGGAAAGCAGCATGATTTGGGTAATTAA